A window of Candidatus Thioglobus sp. contains these coding sequences:
- a CDS encoding rhodanese-like domain-containing protein: MIKNYLPKKAVKLILEGATLIDVRCEAENKFVGRVPNSILIPWLDEPEWEVDEEKFIKAFSRFDIDKDAEIILICRSGYRSNDAGKCLIKNGFTNIAHIVSGFEGDLDEEDQRGNVNGWRHDGMPWIQC; encoded by the coding sequence ATGATTAAAAATTATTTACCAAAAAAAGCAGTTAAGCTTATTCTAGAAGGCGCTACTTTGATCGATGTTCGTTGTGAAGCAGAAAATAAATTTGTAGGGCGTGTGCCAAACTCCATTCTTATTCCATGGCTAGATGAGCCAGAATGGGAAGTAGATGAGGAGAAGTTTATTAAAGCTTTTTCAAGGTTTGATATTGATAAAGATGCTGAAATTATTTTAATTTGTCGAAGTGGTTATCGTTCTAATGATGCGGGTAAGTGCCTGATTAAGAATGGGTTTACGAATATTGCCCATATTGTGAGTGGTTTTGAAGGTGATCTTGATGAAGAAGACCAGCGTGGTAATGTCAATGGATGGCGCCACGACGGAATGCCTTGGATTCAGTGCTAG
- a CDS encoding L,D-transpeptidase, protein MITINIANQTLTYKDTVYLISSAANGVGEIQGSFCTPLGKFKIAEKIGDDLELGSVLVGRVPTGEVYSKKLFDEQPGRDWILSRILWLDGVESHNKNTKQRYIYIHGSADEFTMGKPGSKGCIRMKNSDIINLFSQVQAGEEVDIQ, encoded by the coding sequence ATGATTACAATTAATATTGCTAATCAAACTTTAACTTACAAAGATACAGTGTATTTAATCAGTAGCGCCGCTAATGGCGTTGGTGAAATACAAGGGTCGTTTTGCACACCTTTGGGAAAATTCAAAATTGCTGAAAAAATTGGCGATGACTTAGAGTTAGGTTCGGTGCTAGTAGGGCGCGTGCCAACAGGTGAAGTTTATTCAAAAAAACTGTTTGATGAGCAACCTGGTCGAGATTGGATTTTATCTCGTATTCTTTGGCTTGATGGAGTTGAGTCACACAATAAAAATACTAAACAACGATATATTTATATACATGGCTCAGCAGACGAATTCACCATGGGAAAGCCCGGATCAAAAGGCTGTATCCGTATGAAAAATAGTGATATCATTAATCTTTTTAGCCAAGTTCAAGCAGGTGAGGAGGTTGATATTCAATGA